A segment of the Neoarius graeffei isolate fNeoGra1 chromosome 5, fNeoGra1.pri, whole genome shotgun sequence genome:
CAGAATTTTATTGGAGTATACAGGGACATTAAATGTGCACTGTACAATAAGTAATTTCTAAATCAGACATTTAAAAAATGAGTCCCACATTTCTTAATATTTCCTTTAAATCAAATAATGGTCGATttatatatctttaaaaaaaagtctcAAGCACCACCAAACTAAAGAAAGCACTGAATCCACTGAACAGTCTTGGATGCATCATTTACAGCGATACACCACGACAACATCTGAGGTTTAATTCTGTTATTTGCTTTTTGTTGGTTACAAAATAAATAGGTCAGAAGAACGAGAAAAGAATTTTTTACACATCTACACTAGTCACACAAATAGTAAATTTACCACATTGCTTTTatttcagaaaagaaaaaaatcttttttttaatgttttgagGTTTTACACAGTGAACTGAAGGATCTACCTTCAGCACTTTCTTTAAACTGCTGTATTCAAAATCCAGTAAAATCAATGGTTTGGTaagaaaatgaataaatataGATACTATAAAGATATAACTGTTGCCCAAAGATATAACTGTTGTTTTGTCCAGCAGGAGGTGATAGTGAGTAAGTCTGAGTGAACCAGTGAGAGCTCTGGTGAAGGCAGGAAAAGTGCCATGTCCTAGTGATGACTTGTACAGCTGTCTGACTCCACAAGTCTAATAGATAGCTTTCTGTCTTCTGTCCTTAGTGTAACACGGTGCTATTGCTTGAGGCTTTTCCTGGTCATTGCAAATGAAAACCAAGAGAAATGTCTTCATGTGTCCAATCATGAACACACAACATGTTCATACATTTTCCACAGCTATTATTGTCCTACAACACAAGAGTCCTTCTGAATGTCTAATGTATATGGACACCAGTTCCTGTCAAAAAGGCAAAAGTGGACATCGCAATATCTGTATTATTGGATGCTAATGTAAATATGGCAAGAAGTCAGTCATCGGACCAGTCTCTTCACCTGAACCTGAAGTATGTAGATTTGTTGTGAAAAGTCGACTCTCTTGCTTATTCAATACGTCAGTATCCTTTTTCAAGGTTCTTGTCCAAATAATTCCTTCTGATGATATATCTGTTGAATCAATGGCAATGAAATCTGTGTCGGAATGTAAaatcactgctgctgctgcttcttctgctttttcttcttttttttttttgcaaaacgaTTAATGGATACTGCGTCATTGTCAAGGCTTTTCATGCAAGCTTTACAAATAAGGAATTACACACAAATATTATACACAAATCTATCCTTAAAAtgataacaaaaaaaacaacaacaaaacaaaacaaaacaagctcCACGTTAGTATTAAAGTCCCATGCCCTGTGGGTGGGTGTGCACTGAATTGCTGTTGGACAGGTCGAAATGTGAAATATCCATAGTTTTACAAGCATTTACAGTAGTACACTGAGACCAAGATATGTTTTGTCAAACTATTCAGAATAATAGATACAGTCCACACAATTaacattaaataaaaatatttaggAAATACATttaataaaagagaaaaaaacacaTATAAGAGACTAGAGACAGACTCTGATGTAGCTGGCTTCTATTCTAATGTCATAGCACCAATCCTTTAACTGCAATAACAAAGAAAACTGAAAGTACGTTCCATTGGTTAGGAATGTGTTTAATGCTAGTTTCATATTTATAAGACACTTTACGCATGACCAAAGAGTGACCATCTCTCCCATATACACTTTTTCTTTGTGCtaatcttttgctctctctctctcacacacacacatttttgaaAGTGCATAAACTCTACCCGAAATGTGCAATCATGCATCATTGCTTCCCCAACTAATATTTAAGGTTTCTTTCTCAGAATCCTGTtataacacacacaaaaacacatagtatcacactcacacacattcttGTACCTCCATCATTATGGGGACTCATTGACCTATACTCCCGAGctccttaccctaaccttaaccatcacaactaaatgcctaaccctaaCCAAAACCTAATTCTAATCTGAACCCTAAatctaagtcttaaccctcaaatagccctttgaaaaagtgaggactagccaaaatgtcctcacttcccaaaaacttCCTAACTCTGTTGCTTAAAAGTGTAttccggtcctcaatatgtagcaagtacaagtacacacacacacttctgtcatTGTGGGGACTCATTGACATAATACATTCCCTAGCCCTTTACCCTAGCCTTAACCATCACAATTAAACCCCAacccttaccctaaccctaacctaaacctaatactaacctgaaccctaaaactaagttttaaccctcaaacagccctttgaaaaagtgaggaccagccaaaatgtcctcatttcccaaaaatgtcctaactCTCTTGCTTAAAAGCATATTCTCGTCGTCaatatgtgcgcacacacacacacacacacacacacacacacacacacacacacacacacacacacacacacacacacgtgtaaatGACATTTTGGTTTGCTCACACTCCCCTACGGAGGGATTTTCCAAACCATAATTAGTGGCAAGTCCACCAACTAACTGCTTCAAAGAAACATTAAGACAAATCACAGAGATAATACAAAGACATACATTCTGTAAACCTACTTTAATATCTCTACTTGTGCAAATAGCAAAAAATTGAATTACTGGTATACAAAGTATAGCTTTGTCATCATAGTAGGGCTCTCTTGAATTAAACAGCCAgtaaaggtgtgtgtgttgtactgTACATTGTGGCTTTGTGGCAGACAACACACCCAGCTTAGTCTTACAAATTCAGAGTCTTGAgctatgaaaaataaaataagagaTTCTTAAACATGAAACATTTTGGTAACTGTGTGTTTGACCCACTACACAGCACACTATATAAGAAAAACACAAAGTTTTATTATTTCATTCATTCTAAATTACACACATTACACATTTGTTCAAGTTGATGACTTCTCAGTGACCTTTGCTCTGACCTGTTAGACCGTTACACTTCCTGTAGGTGATATTGGGCCACTTAAACCACTTAAAGAGCCCTAAACAGTACAATAGCCAGAAACACTTTGCTATAAGGTCCATAAATAAGCATATTAATATATGTATTAACGCTTTTATAATGATGAATCATATCACATGCACTAATCATATACATAGCCTCTGAATCATATACCAtaatattttaattaaaaatcATGATATGCAGCATTAATAAAGATTACTTATATTATTAatggttttcctttttttttgtacacAATGTGTAACCAAATCTTCAGATTATTTAAATAACTCAGAACATTTTGCATTTTATATGATCAAAATCAAGCCGCTTTATTTGGCACAATGTTATAAAAATGTGTGACAATCTCGTAGGACTTGGATCCACTTAAGCACTGGAACATTATAAACTTTTCTTTCATCCCACAGTTGAAAACGTTAACAATATTTACGCGGTTATGTAAGATGAAAACCTTAACTTGATGAACCCTTTTGGTTTTTCTAGAGCAATCTGGACACTTGTAGAAAAATGATACATTTTTGTGACACCTATTTgcaataaaaaaatgcaataataataataataataataataataataataataataataactaaaaaggcactcggtagagtgcatacctctgccaagccacatgttatcaacatcaaagtcaaatcacttgaacctaggataatactgaaactgtacaccaaatttcatccaaatccgttccttactttttgagttatgttgggaaaaggaaaaaaaaaatcttggatctGCCTACATATCCACATTTGcaacaaaatctaatcaattgtttcttggtccatggctcacctttcctcaaaatctattcactacattttgagttacattgggaacaggcaaacaaacaaacaagaggcAAAGTCATAACCTTCTTCAAATAAATATCCAGATGTTGACTATGTTTACATACATacgcagatttgcatcaaaatctaattaactGATCCTtagtccatggctcacctttcctccaaatttcatcaaaatctgttaactactttttaagttacgttggcaacaaacaaatggaggcaaaaacaacgTTGGTGGAGGCAATAAGTTTGCTAAAGAATTCCAGGTACTCGAAAACAAAAGGGGGTCTCAAGCTTTATAGCCTGTAATTAGATATAGCCTATAATTTAAGTTAAACTACTGTACATTGTTCAAAACGCATCATTCAATACATAAATCATTATTAATACTGCATGATAATAATTAACAGAATGAGTTGACAAGCTGTTAATGCTTAACTATTACCATCATTAAATGTTGTTCATACAGTATGAGGCTGTTATAATGTATACACTTCATACACATGCTAATGATTAGTGCATCATTGGGAAAGCGATTAGTACACACATTAGTATGTGCTTAGTCATGCACCTTTAGTAAAGTGTTACCCAAAAGCCCCTAGATTGAGTCACTACCCCTATGGAAATGGAATATATTGTTATATGTTATCAATATATTCCTAAACAGAATATATtgtacattatatatacacaatatattaCACATTTGTATGTAATTTTGTACACAGAAATCCAGTTGcttaaattacaaccacacaagactccaactggatttccaatggattaaaaaaaatgcatcaaTGTGATGGCTGTAATTCGTTTTAAATGGGGttaaaacacacaagacagctAACGTTATTCTAAAATTGACGTTGTGCAAATGGCTGTTGCTCAGGCAACAAAGCAGAGGTGAGGGTTTTAATCATCCATTGCCTTCAGTAAAGTGCTAATATTCAAAGGCTGAGTGAGAATTTACCTGCACATGTCCACTGTCTGAACATGAACAATGAACATGAACACGGATTTTGGATGTGATTTTAAAGATCCCAGATCCTGAACAGAACCTGAAACAGCCTTGTGTCATGTTTGAGGTATGTGAATAATCATAATATTGCATATCGAGAACGTTTTGACTAATTAAATTCTGGTGTATTTAATTAAAATATTGGTAAAAAATAGGTATAATCCTTAACATTCAGTGTTATAGTCCAGTTTTGTCCCAATAATTGGACCATGTTTGGTTACCAAAATTCACTCATCTGAAACATATCATAAATCACACTTAGGACTCCTAATCAATCAGTAACAGACAGACTATCCATTGTTATTTGActattttatatcttttttttatgatAGTTTTTCATTCTGATCATATAACAATATTTATCATATTTAACTGACATAGAGTATCTTTATAAAGTATATGGCGGATTTTAACAATATACTTTTAAATAATATTTATGGGGATAATTTGTCACAGCAAGTCATACTATTGACCAATCTCTCCAGCCTACTGGTCTATACATGTTTGAGTCACTGATTATGACTGAAATACAATTATGCTACAACTTACATAAACGTAGACAAAGTGCCAAAAACAGATAATGGCAGAATTAACTATAAAAATAAGTAGTACCCCGCATATTTATATGTATTCCCCAGGACAAATGCCAGAAATTATTTCTTTGTTTTACTACAAACACATATCCTGTAAATACTGTCAGACAAAAGTAGCTCCTGTTACAGTAACTAAAATAAGCCATGAGAAGATAACCATAATAATCCTGTTATTCTTGTACTGCTGCATATTGTTTGCCCAGTGAAAAACACACATGGTTTTGGAACTGTTGGCAAAAGCCAACACCACAAGTAACTGAATAAAACCACAATGATCCTTGGTTTAGAAGATTCTTTGCCCAGAAAATCAAAGACACCCTCCTTTTTGATGGCTCACAAAGTACCTCAGGTGCCCATACTGGACCTTCCCTCAATGCTGACCTTTACCTCCTGTGAAAGGAAGGAAAGTTTAGGAAGAGTTGCAGGGTGCTCATTCTCCTGTGACTTCCCTATCTCTCCTCTCTCTGGGGCAGACCACCTTCTCTTGCGACTCCCTGCACCATgagttttcccctcttcagttttTGAGATGATTACACCATTACCGGAGTTAGGACTCTTAAGCCCAAGACCTACAAACTTTTGTTCCCCTTCTAATCCAAAAATGTTCCCATCTCTCAAATCCTCCCGCTGAGTCTGTAGCTCTCCAGTCTGTCCACTGGTCTTGGCTGCTTTATGATGAGTGTTATTATGGTTCTTCACAGGACCAAAGGTTTGGTCTTTTCTTAATGCGCCATTCCTTAGGCTCTTTAGGGTGAGGGAGATGCAGACATCACCAACAGAGAGTTTGGCACATGACAGAGCCAGTAACTGGGTAGTGCGGTCTGGGCAGCAGGATGACCATCCCTGACCAAACACAAAGAAAGGGTACTCTACCAGCACTTCCACACATACCTACAGAGAAGGAACAGGAACATGGTCAAGAAACTAGCTAACTAACAATTATATTATTGCACAAAATAACAAAAATTGTTTATGTCAGGAGTATAACTAGTTCATTACAGCAGCATTATTATAACTACACAGTGTAAGTAATTCTAGCTATAGCTGTTTAATACATATCATGGACAATTTGTTTGTAGAAATGATATGTCGAATTCAGTCTGGTAACCACATATCAAGGTTTCAGTACAATGTCAGTTCATTGGCACAAATGTAACGACTGGCACAACtctatattattgcaatgttaaaaAGTGCAAATGTGATCCAGAAAGGGTCAAATTTGCAACAAAAAGTATGCATGGTTTAGACCCAGAAAAATAGCCTACAAAATAATAAATGATGGGTACAAATAAAACAAACACTATTAAAAATACCCTGAATCACCTGTGCTTTGTGTTCCCCGACTGAGAACTGTATGATAACTGCATCAGGCGTTCTGCTGGAGTCTATCCTTTCAACTGTGCTAGAGTCAATTTTTAGTTCTCTGCTCACTTCTGCACTCTGTAGGAAGTCCTCTGTCCTTAGGTCCTCCACCCGCTTAAGCTCGCCATCTGCCAGCTGGATGATAGAGCCCTTCATGAAGTATGGAGGCAGGGCTGATGATGGAGATAGGGGTGCATTTTGTGGGCTTGTGGGTGTTGGAGGGAGCACAGGAGCTGGAGGTGCTACTATCCCTGCTGAAAGCACAGGAAGTTGTACTTGTGTGGAACTCTGTACACCTGCTGCAGCATGATGTTCCTCAGGGCCTGTGACTTCTTTGCCATTAGGGAGAATGGAGGTTGGAACAGTAGGTGTGGGTGCAGTGATGTAGGCCTGAGGCAGACCTGTGGCTACTGTCGGTACATTGGCAGCAGAAATGGTAGGGATGGAGCAGCGAGTAACCTCTGACTCAGTAGATGATGTATTGATATTGCCAGCACTCACAGGAATAAGCAGGGAGGGACTGCCTGAGATCACTAGATGCTGTGGGAGGTTGCTATGGTAACTGGCCACAGCCTGCTGGGGCGCCCCAGATGTACTAGTAATGTATCCAATAATAGGCAGCTGTGTGCTTGAGAAAAGGTTTGTAGAAAGCTCCTGGGTAGGGGCGGATGGAGATGTATGCAGGAGAGTGTGAGGGGAAAGAGTTGGAGCAAGAGATACTGCCATGCTGTCTGATgatgggagagaaagggaggaaaCTCTAGAGACTGGCTTCCCCACAGATAGCCTTGTTCTCTCAACTCGAGCCAGAGATGTGTGCTCTTTATCGTGGGTGCTCTGAAGCTCAGTGCTATTATTGGCCATCAGGTGGTTGCTTGACACCAGCATGACTGATGTCTGAAGTCCTGCACTGTCATGAGAAGCATAATCAGCAGGGAGCAAGACCTGAGTTTGGGCCGGGAGACCCAGGTTCTGAATCTGCCTTTGGCCATCATCACTTTCTGGTTTGTTAGACATTCCCTTCACAATGCTGGTTGTGTGTTTGACCACTGTGACCTCTCCCAGAGCACCATTCTGCAGATCTCTGCTTTGGGAGTCAGGTGGTTTTGTAATGAGCCCATCAGCATAATGCACAAGCACCTGAGAGGGAGTAAGAGTCAGACCATGAGGGGCAAGAACAGTTGAATGAGTATGAAGTTGAAGGGGTACTTGTGAAGTTGGGGAAATCACTGGCAAACCAACTGGAGTGCCCTCTACCTGAA
Coding sequences within it:
- the atxn1b gene encoding ataxin-1 isoform X1; the encoded protein is MKSNQERSNECLPPKKREILALEERQVLVASTVNESQSGENLAWLASVASMASMATVPNLVPSQSNSTEASSPTPSTKALTIVTEYPLSTSVSNSSLSSYTSSTPAGGLSGTTTITANPTVLSSNLPQAAGPIQPTQLPPNLQIIGPYTSYISSQIVSAAASPTQSRRPAQEVYATTAVIPQASNGNPQKQHVISSLPNVAHTTSQCIQVEGTPVGLPVISPTSQVPLQLHTHSTVLAPHGLTLTPSQVLVHYADGLITKPPDSQSRDLQNGALGEVTVVKHTTSIVKGMSNKPESDDGQRQIQNLGLPAQTQVLLPADYASHDSAGLQTSVMLVSSNHLMANNSTELQSTHDKEHTSLARVERTRLSVGKPVSRVSSLSLPSSDSMAVSLAPTLSPHTLLHTSPSAPTQELSTNLFSSTQLPIIGYITSTSGAPQQAVASYHSNLPQHLVISGSPSLLIPVSAGNINTSSTESEVTRCSIPTISAANVPTVATGLPQAYITAPTPTVPTSILPNGKEVTGPEEHHAAAGVQSSTQVQLPVLSAGIVAPPAPVLPPTPTSPQNAPLSPSSALPPYFMKGSIIQLADGELKRVEDLRTEDFLQSAEVSRELKIDSSTVERIDSSRTPDAVIIQFSVGEHKAQVCVEVLVEYPFFVFGQGWSSCCPDRTTQLLALSCAKLSVGDVCISLTLKSLRNGALRKDQTFGPVKNHNNTHHKAAKTSGQTGELQTQREDLRDGNIFGLEGEQKFVGLGLKSPNSGNGVIISKTEEGKTHGAGSRKRRWSAPERGEIGKSQENEHPATLPKLSFLSQEVKVSIEGRSSMGT
- the atxn1b gene encoding ataxin-1 isoform X2 codes for the protein MKSNQERSNECLPPKKREILALEERQVLVASTVNESQSGENLAWLASVASMASMATVPNLVPSQSNSTEASSPTPSTKALTIVTEYPLSTSVSNSSLSSYTSSTPAGGLSGTTTITANPTVLSSNLPQAAGPIQPTQLPPNLQIIGPYTSYISSQIVSAAASPTQSRRPAQEVYATTAVIPQASNGNPQKQHVISSLPNVAHTTSQCIQVEGTPVGLPVISPTSQVPLQLHTHSTVLAPHGLTLTPSQVLVHYADGLITKPPDSQSRDLQNGALGEVTVVKHTTSIVKGMSNKPESDDGQRQIQNLGLPAQTQVLLPADYASHDSAGLQTSVMLVSSNHLMANNSTELQSTHDKEHTSLARVERTRLSVGKPVSRVSSLSLPSSDSMAVSLAPTLSPHTLLHTSPSAPTQELSTNLFSSTQLPIIGYITSTSGAPQQAVASYHSNLPQHLVISGSPSLLIPVSAGNINTSSTESEVTRCSIPTISAANVPTVATGLPQAYITAPTPTVPTSILPNGKEVTGPEEHHAAAGVQSSTQVQLPVLSAGIVAPPAPVLPPTPTSPQNAPLSPSSALPPYFMKGSIIQLADGELKRVEDLRTEDFLQSAEVCVEVLVEYPFFVFGQGWSSCCPDRTTQLLALSCAKLSVGDVCISLTLKSLRNGALRKDQTFGPVKNHNNTHHKAAKTSGQTGELQTQREDLRDGNIFGLEGEQKFVGLGLKSPNSGNGVIISKTEEGKTHGAGSRKRRWSAPERGEIGKSQENEHPATLPKLSFLSQEVKVSIEGRSSMGT